A region of Arabidopsis thaliana chromosome 5, partial sequence DNA encodes the following proteins:
- the bZIP70 gene encoding basic leucine-zipper 70 (basic leucine-zipper 70 (bZIP70); FUNCTIONS IN: DNA binding, sequence-specific DNA binding transcription factor activity; INVOLVED IN: regulation of transcription, DNA-dependent; CONTAINS InterPro DOMAIN/s: Basic-leucine zipper (bZIP) transcription factor (InterPro:IPR004827), bZIP transcription factor, bZIP-1 (InterPro:IPR011616); BEST Arabidopsis thaliana protein match is: basic leucine-zipper 75 (TAIR:AT5G08141.1); Has 1807 Blast hits to 1807 proteins in 277 species: Archae - 0; Bacteria - 0; Metazoa - 736; Fungi - 347; Plants - 385; Viruses - 0; Other Eukaryotes - 339 (source: NCBI BLink).), giving the protein MESSSVHRSHCFDILDGVPLHDDHFNSAFLPNTDFNVHLQSNVSTRINNQSHLDPNAENIFHNEGLAPEERRARRMVSNRESARRSRMRKKKQIEELQQQVEQLMMLNHHLSEKVINLLESNHQILQENSQLKEKVSSFHLLMADVLLPMRNAESNINDRNVNYLRGEPSNRPTNSPFASSTMIDAMYATSDYYSSNYLLAFVCRY; this is encoded by the exons ATGGAGTCGTCTAGTGTCCATCGCTCTCATTGTTTCGATATTCTTGATGGAGTCCCACTACACGACGATCATTTCAACTCGGCATTCCTACCAAACACTGACTTTAATGTTCATTTGCAGTCAAACGTATCGACCCGCATCAACAATCAGTCTCACTTAGACCCAAATGCAGAAAACATTTTCCATAACGAAGGTCTTGCtccagaagaaagaagagcaagaagaatggTCTCTAACCGGGAATCTGCAAGGAGGTCACGTATGCGCAAAAAGAAGCAGATCGAAGAGCTGCAACAACAAGTTGAACAACTCATGATGTTGAATCATCACTTGTCTGAGAAAGTCATCAACTTGTTGGAAAGCAACCATCAGATCCTACAAGAGAACTCACAGCTGAAAGAGAAAGTCTCTTCCTTTCACTTGCTCATGGCAGATGTGCTATTACCCATGAGAAATGCAGAGAGCAACATCAATGACCGCAATGTGAATTATCTAAGAGGAGAACCATCAAACCGTCCCACCAACAGTCCCTTtg CCAGTAGTACTATGATTGATGCCATGTATGCGACTAGTGACTACTACAGTAGCAATTACTTACTTGCATTTGTATGTAGATACTAG
- a CDS encoding uncharacterized protein (unknown protein; Has 361 Blast hits to 333 proteins in 92 species: Archae - 2; Bacteria - 55; Metazoa - 145; Fungi - 36; Plants - 42; Viruses - 19; Other Eukaryotes - 62 (source: NCBI BLink).), whose amino-acid sequence MTTTECTTSPAIPPPQVEHSPPQEKPGNAELFSPAPPSPPPPKITMMDIVNSNGILTDQLVDEDPSFYKYLDSEEYAEKYRSYEADFRKYLMDKHFSEVDEYEETTTIDGETIFSSVLPCARWYADPDASFVDPPQCIVEEEEVGEVEEMEEVEEVEEEVDEVGEVEEEQEEVIDSASAEIPNGEISNGGTVLEDTCDVGEKPDFPI is encoded by the exons ATGACGACGACCGAGTGTACTACATCTCCGGCGATTCCGCCTCCGCAGGTGGAGCATTCACCACCACAGGAGAAGCCAGGCAACGCTGAACTCTTTTCCCCCGCTCCTCCCTCTCCGCCGCCGCCAAAAATTACG ATGATGGATATTGTGAATAGCAACGGAATTTTAACAGATCAATTGGTTGATGAAGACCCATCtttttacaa ATATCTGGATAGCGAAGAGTATGCTGAGAAGTATCGAAGCTACGAAGCTGATTTTAGAAAGTATCTCATGGATAAGCACTTCTCTGAAG tGGATGAATATGAGGAGACAACAACAATTGATGGTGAAACCATTTTTTCAAGCGT GTTGCCTTGTGCACGTTGGTATGCAGACCCGGATGCTTCGTTTGTAGACCCGCCACAATgcattgttgaagaagaagaagtaggagaagtagaagaaatggaagaggtagaagaggttgaagaagaagtagatgaAGTaggagaagtagaagaagaacaagaagaggtCATAGATTCAGCTTCTGCAGAGATACCAAATGGTGAAATCTCCAATGGAGGTACTGTCTTAGAGGATACTTGTGATGTTGGCGAGAAACCAGATTTTCccatttag